The Microbacterium sp. Root553 nucleotide sequence GTCGACCCAGCCGAGGCCCTCGCCGGTGGTGCCGTCGACACCCTCGACGGTTTCGCCCGCCGCGCCGAGGAAGCGGTCGAAGTACGCGCGCTCGCGGGGGAGGAAGCCCGCCTTCTTGCGGTTGCCTCGCCAGTTCTTGATGTCGAGCTCGCGGTGGCCGACGTTCAGATCGCCCGTCACGAGAGCGAGCGGACGGTCGCCCGCACCGAGCTCGGCGAGACGCACGCCGAAAGCGTCGAGGAACTTCCACTTCTCGTCCTGCTTCGGGGTGTCGGCTTCGCCGCTGTGGACGTAGGCGCTGACCACGGTCAGAGGGCGATCGCCGATCAGGAAGTCGGCTTCGATCCAGCGACCCTTCGAGTCGAAGTCCGCATCGCCGAAGTCGGTCCGTGTCGCGAGGGCAGGGGTGCGGCTCGCGATCGCCACTCCGGCACGGCCCTTCGCCGTCGCCTCATCGTGCACGAACGTCCACCCGGGGAGAGCCGCCTCGAGGTGTTCGTCCTGCCCTCGGACCTCTTGCAGGGTGAGGATGTCGACGTCGGCGGTGTCGAGCCAGGAGGCCATGCCGTTGCGAGCCGCCGCTCGGATCCCGTTGACATTGACCGAGGCGATACGCAGATGAGGCATACCCACAAGCCTAACGAGGGGGGCCGACATCGGGAGACGTGCGCCCCGGCTCCGCCAGGAAGCGCTGGACGAGCGGCGACGCCGTCTCCGGCGGAGGGGGAGCGGACGCCTCGAGCGCGTGCAGATCGTCTTCGGCCGCGCGCAGTGCGCGTCGCGCCGCGAAGGCACGGAACCAGGGTGCCTCGTCGACCGCGGCGCGGGCGTCCCGCACGCGGATGCGTGAGGCCCGCAGCAGCGTCCGGTGCTCGGCCACCCGCCGCTCCGCCTCGGACTGGTGCATCAGCGGCAGATCACGATCCTGCGCGGCGACCGCGATCCACGAGGACGCCACCAGCATCACGACGCCGTTGATCCGGAACC carries:
- a CDS encoding exodeoxyribonuclease III, giving the protein MPHLRIASVNVNGIRAAARNGMASWLDTADVDILTLQEVRGQDEHLEAALPGWTFVHDEATAKGRAGVAIASRTPALATRTDFGDADFDSKGRWIEADFLIGDRPLTVVSAYVHSGEADTPKQDEKWKFLDAFGVRLAELGAGDRPLALVTGDLNVGHRELDIKNWRGNRKKAGFLPRERAYFDRFLGAAGETVEGVDGTTGEGLGWVDVGRTFHGEVEGPYTWWSMRGQAFDNDSGWRIDYHLATPALAERVTAYHVARADAYDQRWSDHAPVVVDYTC